A section of the Streptomyces sp. NBC_01591 genome encodes:
- a CDS encoding helix-turn-helix domain-containing protein: MLDIVHINLEERISMPGGTQRSTTPRDLATDPDAWPHATVVGHPQARVVQALARTLGERLEEQGLSLRQAAVLTGVNRQAIVNLLSGISWPDVVTVSLLEDGLGVALWPGAVRPASAEC, from the coding sequence TTGCTCGACATAGTGCACATCAACCTGGAGGAGCGCATCTCGATGCCCGGTGGCACCCAGCGCAGTACGACGCCGAGGGACCTGGCCACGGACCCGGACGCATGGCCCCACGCGACCGTGGTCGGTCACCCGCAGGCGCGGGTCGTCCAAGCGCTCGCCCGCACCCTCGGGGAGAGGCTGGAGGAGCAAGGGCTGAGCCTGCGGCAGGCCGCCGTCCTTACGGGGGTCAACCGGCAGGCGATCGTCAATCTGCTCAGCGGAATCAGCTGGCCCGACGTCGTCACGGTGAGCTTGCTGGAGGACGGGCTCGGCGTCGCGCTGTGGCCGGGGGCTGTGAGGCCCGCCTCGGCGGAATGCTGA
- the sepX gene encoding divisome protein SepX/GlpR, translating into MSSSGLIYAVIVGAWAAYLVPMWLRRQDELNEARPTERFSTAIRLLSGRAAMERRYAKELRERTAEEAEPDADPDVATDRMDSVDVRAFAAPDAHTEARVYDPARAPEERPEPAQAQAQPSARRARQRPGGTDAERVRRAQRLQVLARRRRTTVVLFLAFTLGAVVAAVGGLHFLWAPAVPAVLLSTYIVHLRAQERRRFAFTMDRRRAEVAAQHLRESRTRRHQPAAAAPAEPDEEPEARRPEPEPAPAVSPQEAGRRALVEQTDHAEWVDQQRERGRVQGDSWEPVPVPLPTYVTAPVAPRATGGVEVGNPETWSAARSSAAEPTGTSHPVAPPVDPAPRQRTNQSRRTRDRGRTPLFDQYEDGERPRAANE; encoded by the coding sequence GTGAGCAGCAGCGGCCTCATCTACGCAGTCATCGTCGGGGCCTGGGCCGCCTACTTGGTGCCGATGTGGCTCCGCAGGCAGGACGAGCTCAACGAAGCCCGTCCGACGGAACGCTTCAGCACCGCCATCCGGCTGCTGTCCGGACGGGCGGCGATGGAGCGCCGGTACGCCAAGGAGTTGCGGGAGCGCACTGCCGAGGAGGCGGAGCCCGACGCCGACCCGGACGTCGCCACGGACCGAATGGACTCCGTGGACGTCCGGGCCTTCGCCGCGCCCGACGCGCACACCGAAGCCCGGGTGTACGACCCGGCGCGCGCGCCCGAGGAGCGCCCCGAACCGGCACAGGCCCAGGCACAGCCTTCCGCGCGGCGCGCACGCCAGCGCCCCGGCGGAACGGACGCCGAGCGCGTCCGGCGCGCCCAGCGCCTGCAGGTCCTCGCGCGCCGACGGCGCACCACCGTCGTCCTCTTCCTGGCCTTCACTCTCGGCGCGGTCGTCGCGGCGGTCGGCGGCCTCCACTTCCTCTGGGCGCCCGCGGTTCCGGCCGTGCTGCTGAGCACGTACATCGTGCATCTGCGGGCCCAGGAGCGGCGCCGGTTCGCCTTCACCATGGACCGGCGCCGGGCCGAGGTGGCGGCGCAGCACCTGCGCGAGAGCCGCACCCGCAGGCACCAGCCGGCCGCGGCGGCCCCCGCCGAGCCCGACGAGGAGCCCGAAGCGCGCCGCCCCGAGCCGGAGCCCGCGCCCGCGGTCTCCCCGCAGGAGGCCGGCCGCCGCGCCCTGGTCGAGCAGACGGACCACGCGGAATGGGTCGACCAGCAGCGCGAACGCGGCAGGGTCCAGGGCGACAGCTGGGAGCCGGTCCCGGTCCCGCTGCCGACCTACGTCACCGCCCCGGTCGCCCCGCGCGCCACGGGCGGCGTCGAGGTCGGCAACCCGGAGACCTGGAGCGCGGCCCGTTCCAGTGCCGCCGAGCCCACGGGCACCTCGCACCCCGTGGCGCCCCCGGTCGACCCGGCGCCGCGCCAGCGCACCAACCAGTCCCGCCGTACCCGCGACCGTGGCCGGACCCCGCTCTTCGACCAGTACGAAGACGGGGAACGCCCGCGAGCCGCCAACGAGTGA
- a CDS encoding GNAT family N-acetyltransferase, which yields MVLSDGEIVLRPIKLRDQRMWREANRRNRDWLRPWEATVPPPAPGGPVAQRPTYRQMIRHLRAEANVGRMLPFAIEYEGRLVGQLTVAGITWGSMCSGHVGYWVDQEVAGRGVMPTAVALAVDHCFRTVGLHRIEVCIRPENGPSRRVVEKLGFREEGLRPRYLHIDGAWRDHLIYALTAEEVPDGLLRRWHRTRPGTPREIK from the coding sequence GTGGTCCTCAGCGACGGCGAGATCGTGCTCCGGCCGATCAAGCTGCGCGACCAGCGCATGTGGCGCGAGGCCAACCGGCGCAACCGCGACTGGCTGCGCCCCTGGGAGGCGACCGTGCCGCCGCCCGCCCCGGGCGGGCCGGTGGCCCAGCGTCCCACGTACCGTCAGATGATCCGCCATCTGCGCGCCGAGGCCAACGTCGGCCGGATGCTGCCCTTCGCCATCGAGTACGAGGGCCGGCTGGTCGGCCAGCTGACGGTCGCCGGGATCACCTGGGGCTCGATGTGCTCGGGCCATGTCGGCTACTGGGTCGACCAGGAGGTGGCCGGTCGTGGTGTGATGCCGACCGCGGTCGCCCTCGCCGTCGACCACTGCTTCCGCACGGTCGGACTGCACCGCATCGAGGTGTGCATTCGCCCGGAGAACGGGCCCAGCAGAAGAGTCGTGGAGAAACTGGGATTCCGCGAGGAAGGCCTGCGTCCGCGCTATCTCCACATCGACGGTGCCTGGCGGGACCATCTGATCTACGCACTCACCGCGGAGGAAGTACCGGACGGGCTGCTCCGGCGCTGGCACCGGACGCGACCCGGAACGCCGCGGGAAATAAAATGA
- a CDS encoding MogA/MoaB family molybdenum cofactor biosynthesis protein, whose translation MTPPGTSPAPSPYRALVVTASNRASAGVYADKGGPLISGALADLGFAVDGPQVVPDGDPVEQALRAGVAAGYDVIVTTGGTGISPTDRTPEATRRVLDHEVPGIPEAIRAEGRDKVPTAALSRGLAGVAGRTLIVNLPGSTGGVRDGLAVLARLLVHAVDQLRGGDHPRPGSPS comes from the coding sequence GTGACACCCCCCGGGACGTCACCGGCCCCGTCCCCCTACCGCGCCCTCGTCGTCACCGCCTCCAACCGCGCCTCGGCCGGCGTCTACGCCGACAAGGGCGGCCCCTTGATCTCCGGGGCGCTCGCGGACCTCGGCTTCGCCGTCGACGGCCCGCAGGTCGTGCCCGATGGCGACCCGGTCGAGCAGGCCCTGCGCGCCGGAGTGGCCGCGGGGTACGACGTGATCGTCACGACCGGCGGTACGGGCATCTCGCCCACCGACCGCACCCCCGAGGCCACCCGCCGCGTCCTGGACCACGAGGTCCCCGGCATCCCCGAGGCGATCCGCGCCGAGGGCCGCGACAAGGTCCCCACCGCCGCGCTCTCCAGGGGCCTCGCGGGCGTCGCGGGCCGCACGCTCATCGTGAACCTGCCGGGCTCCACCGGCGGGGTGCGCGACGGACTCGCCGTCCTCGCCCGTCTCCTGGTGCACGCCGTCGACCAGTTGCGCGGCGGCGATCACCCCCGACCGGGGAGCCCGAGCTGA
- the moaC gene encoding cyclic pyranopterin monophosphate synthase MoaC has protein sequence MSTQNRLTHIDEAGAARMVDVSEKDVTARVARASGRVLVSPRVVELLRGEGVPKGDALATARIAGIMGAKRTPDLIPLCHPLAVSGVKVDLSVADDAVEIAATVKTTDRTGVEMEALTAVSVAALTVIDMIKAVDKAAVITDVRVESKSGGKSGDYRRTGADGADT, from the coding sequence TTGAGTACGCAGAACAGGCTGACGCACATCGACGAGGCGGGCGCGGCCCGCATGGTCGACGTCTCGGAGAAGGACGTCACCGCGCGGGTGGCCCGCGCCAGCGGCCGGGTTCTCGTCTCGCCGCGCGTCGTCGAGCTGCTCCGCGGCGAAGGAGTCCCCAAGGGCGACGCCCTCGCGACCGCCCGGATCGCCGGGATCATGGGCGCCAAACGCACCCCCGACCTGATCCCGCTCTGCCACCCGCTGGCCGTCTCCGGCGTCAAGGTCGACCTGAGCGTCGCCGACGACGCGGTGGAGATCGCGGCCACCGTGAAGACCACGGACCGCACCGGCGTCGAGATGGAGGCCCTGACCGCCGTCTCCGTCGCCGCGCTCACCGTGATCGACATGATCAAGGCGGTCGACAAGGCGGCGGTCATCACGGACGTACGGGTCGAGTCGAAGTCGGGCGGCAAGTCCGGCGACTACCGGCGCACCGGGGCGGACGGAGCGGACACGTGA
- the glp gene encoding molybdotransferase-like divisome protein Glp, producing the protein MSSTMWSVDEHLADILEAVRPLEPIELQLHDAQGCVLVEDVMVEIALPPFDNSSMDGYAVRVADVEGADEEFPAVLTVIGDVAAGSDGLPGNRSVGPGEAARIMTGAPLPAGAEAVVPVEWTDAGTGGGPADTMRSHRDAPEAAGGEVRVHRPVEARAHVRARGSDVKPGDLALSAGSVIGPPQIGLLAAIGRSTVKVRPRPRVVVISTGSELVQPGEELTGGRIYDSNSFALTAAAKDAGAIAYRVGAVTDDADTLRATIEDQLIRADIVVTTGGVSVGAYDVVKEALSSVGDEDEPGSGIDFRKLAMQPGKPQGFGSIGPEHTPLLALPGNPVSSYISFELFVRPAIRTLMGLQDVNRPTVRATLNADKALTSPSGRRQFLRGTYDAEAGTVTPVGGAGSHLIAALAQSDALIVLPEDVTSAEPGTDTEVILLR; encoded by the coding sequence TTGAGCAGCACGATGTGGTCGGTGGACGAGCACCTGGCAGACATTCTCGAAGCGGTGCGCCCGCTCGAACCCATCGAGCTGCAACTGCACGATGCCCAGGGCTGCGTCCTCGTCGAGGACGTCATGGTGGAGATCGCCCTGCCGCCCTTCGACAACAGCTCGATGGACGGGTACGCGGTCCGCGTCGCCGATGTCGAGGGCGCCGACGAGGAGTTCCCCGCGGTGCTCACCGTCATCGGCGACGTCGCGGCGGGCAGCGACGGGCTCCCCGGCAACCGGAGCGTCGGCCCCGGCGAGGCCGCCCGCATCATGACCGGCGCCCCGCTGCCGGCCGGTGCCGAGGCCGTGGTCCCGGTCGAGTGGACCGACGCCGGTACGGGCGGCGGCCCCGCCGACACCATGCGCTCGCACCGGGACGCCCCGGAGGCCGCGGGCGGCGAGGTCCGGGTGCACCGCCCCGTCGAGGCCCGCGCCCACGTCCGGGCCCGTGGCAGCGACGTCAAGCCGGGCGATCTGGCGCTGAGCGCGGGATCGGTCATCGGCCCGCCGCAGATCGGCCTGCTCGCCGCGATCGGCCGCTCGACGGTGAAGGTGCGGCCCCGGCCGCGCGTCGTCGTCATCTCCACCGGCAGCGAACTGGTGCAGCCGGGCGAGGAACTGACCGGCGGCCGGATCTACGACTCGAACAGCTTCGCCCTCACGGCCGCGGCCAAGGACGCCGGAGCGATCGCCTACCGGGTCGGTGCCGTCACCGACGATGCCGACACGCTCCGCGCCACGATCGAGGACCAGCTGATCCGCGCCGACATCGTCGTCACCACCGGAGGCGTCAGCGTCGGCGCGTACGACGTCGTCAAGGAAGCCCTCTCCTCGGTGGGCGACGAGGACGAACCGGGCAGCGGCATCGACTTCCGCAAGCTCGCCATGCAGCCGGGCAAGCCGCAGGGCTTCGGCTCGATCGGACCCGAGCACACACCGCTGCTGGCGCTGCCGGGCAACCCCGTCTCGTCGTACATCTCCTTCGAGCTGTTCGTACGGCCCGCGATCCGCACCCTGATGGGCCTGCAGGACGTGAACCGCCCCACCGTCCGGGCCACGCTGAACGCCGACAAGGCACTCACCTCACCGTCCGGCAGGCGCCAGTTCCTGCGCGGTACGTACGACGCGGAGGCCGGCACGGTCACCCCCGTCGGCGGCGCCGGATCGCATCTGATCGCCGCACTCGCCCAGTCGGACGCGCTCATCGTGCTGCCCGAGGACGTCACCTCCGCCGAGCCCGGCACGGACACCGAGGTGATCCTGCTCCGCTGA
- the galU gene encoding UTP--glucose-1-phosphate uridylyltransferase GalU has protein sequence MTQSHPRISKAVIPAAGLGTRFLPATKATPKEMLPVVDKPAIQYVVEEAVTAGLSDVLMITGRNKRPLEDHFDRNYELESALTRKGDAERLKKVQESSDLATMHYVRQGDPRGLGHAVLCAAPHVGDQPFAVLLGDDLIDPRDPLLARMVEIQEREGGSVIALMEVAPEQIHQYGCAAVEPTAEGDVVRITGLVEKPEAAEAPSNLAIIGRYVLDPAVFEILRRTEPGRGDEIQLTDALQLLAEDEKIGGPVHGVVFKGRRYDTGDRSDYLRAIVRLACEREDLGPDFKTWLRSYVTEEM, from the coding sequence ATGACTCAGTCGCACCCCAGGATCAGCAAGGCTGTCATTCCGGCCGCGGGGCTCGGTACCCGCTTCCTGCCGGCCACCAAAGCCACTCCCAAGGAGATGCTGCCTGTGGTCGACAAGCCCGCGATCCAGTACGTCGTCGAGGAAGCCGTGACCGCCGGCCTCTCCGACGTACTGATGATCACCGGCCGCAACAAGCGCCCGCTCGAGGACCACTTCGACCGCAACTACGAGCTGGAGTCCGCGCTCACCCGCAAGGGAGACGCCGAACGGCTCAAGAAGGTCCAGGAGTCCAGCGACCTGGCCACCATGCACTACGTCCGGCAGGGCGACCCGCGCGGCCTCGGCCACGCCGTGCTGTGCGCCGCACCGCACGTGGGGGACCAGCCGTTCGCGGTTCTCCTCGGCGACGACCTGATCGACCCGCGCGACCCGCTGCTGGCCCGCATGGTCGAGATCCAGGAGCGCGAGGGCGGCAGCGTCATCGCGCTGATGGAGGTCGCGCCCGAGCAGATCCACCAGTACGGCTGCGCGGCCGTCGAGCCCACCGCCGAGGGCGATGTGGTGCGCATCACCGGCCTCGTCGAGAAGCCCGAAGCGGCCGAGGCGCCCAGCAACCTCGCCATCATCGGCCGCTACGTCCTGGACCCCGCCGTCTTCGAGATACTGCGCAGGACCGAGCCGGGCCGCGGCGACGAGATCCAGCTCACCGACGCCCTCCAGCTCCTCGCCGAGGACGAGAAGATCGGCGGCCCCGTGCACGGTGTCGTCTTCAAGGGCCGCCGCTATGACACCGGTGACCGGAGCGACTACCTCCGTGCCATTGTCAGACTCGCGTGCGAACGTGAAGACCTGGGCCCGGACTTCAAGACCTGGCTCCGCAGTTACGTCACCGAGGAGATGTAG
- a CDS encoding 5-formyltetrahydrofolate cyclo-ligase yields MSRKALLRRELLAARRLLTREDVENAAVVLSRRALDLPELSGARTVAAYVSVGSEPGTRALLDALRGRGVRVLLPVLLADNDLDWAPYEGADRLVRAGRGLLEPDGGRLGPEAVLEADAVLLPGLAVDGRGMRLGRGGGSYDRVLARLAAAGASPALVVLLYDDEVVARVPEEPHDHPVDVVVTPAMTRRTGRQGR; encoded by the coding sequence ATGTCCCGAAAGGCGCTTCTGAGACGTGAACTGCTGGCCGCACGGCGCCTTCTGACCAGGGAAGACGTGGAAAACGCCGCGGTGGTTCTGTCCCGGCGCGCATTGGATCTCCCGGAGCTGTCCGGGGCCCGTACCGTCGCCGCGTACGTCTCGGTGGGCAGTGAGCCCGGCACCCGCGCCCTGCTGGACGCCTTGCGCGGCCGGGGTGTGCGGGTGCTGCTGCCGGTGCTCCTCGCGGACAACGATCTGGACTGGGCGCCGTACGAAGGAGCCGATCGTCTCGTCCGGGCCGGCCGCGGACTGCTGGAGCCGGACGGCGGGCGGCTCGGCCCCGAAGCGGTCCTGGAGGCGGACGCGGTCCTGCTGCCGGGCCTCGCGGTGGACGGGCGCGGGATGCGGCTCGGCCGCGGCGGCGGGAGCTACGACCGGGTGCTGGCCAGGCTCGCCGCGGCCGGGGCGAGTCCGGCGCTGGTCGTCCTGCTGTACGACGACGAGGTGGTCGCGCGGGTCCCGGAGGAACCGCACGACCACCCCGTCGACGTGGTGGTGACACCGGCCATGACCCGCCGGACGGGCCGTCAGGGCCGCTAG
- a CDS encoding penicillin acylase family protein, which yields MPANETASSASTGSAGAKTGRKKGRRARLIVIVLVLALVAGIGYGTFWSVSTVRASYPQTTGSTKLDGLDGSVDVKRDSYGIPQLYADSDADLFRAQGFVQAQDRFWEMDVRRHMTAGRLSEMFGSGQVETDSFLRTLGWRKVAQEEYDNVLSEDTKKNLQAYADGVNAYLKGRDGKDISVEYAALGFTNDYKPTEWTPVDSVAWLKAMAWDLRGNMQDEIDRSLMTSRLDAKQIEDLYPAYPYDKHRPIVDQGAISSVTGKFDPDATPSDNIGSNTAQGATEGLNTQLSSLSDTLDQIPALLGPNGNGIGSNSWVVSGDYTTTGKPLLANDPHLAPQLPSLWYQMGLHCREITAKCQYDTAGYTFSGMPGVIIGHNQDIAWGFTNLGADVTDLFLEKVSGDGYLYDGKVKPFTTREETIKVAGGKDRTITVRETNNGPLVSDRSSELETVGQKAPVTNSAPDRADGYAVALKWTALEPGKSMDAVFELNRAKDFKTFQAAAEHFEVPSQNLIYADTDGNIGYQAPGKIPVRLDGDGTMPSPGWSSKYGWEKEPIPFDELPYEYNPKRGYIVTANQAVIDEEKYPHLLTKDWGYGSRSQRIDDLIQSKIKGGGKISTEDMQKMQMDNTSEIAALLVPELMKINVSDKSVREAQKLLEGWDYTQESDSAAAAYFNAVWRNILKLAFGNKLPKELRVKGECLNVPRADGSGPVDEQDRLVRECGRRDADSAQPDGGDRWYKVVADLMDDQNSDWWKAPKSGRDEPIENRDQLFARAMEDARWELTAKLGKDITTWSWGRLHQLTLKNQTLGTEGPGLLQRALNRGPWNLGGGEAAVNATGWNAAGGYEVVWVPSMRMVVNVGDWDKSRWINLTGASGHAFSAHYTDQTDKWVNGELLDWSFGTNAVSKSTTDTLTLKP from the coding sequence ATGCCCGCCAACGAAACCGCCTCTTCCGCCTCCACCGGTTCCGCCGGTGCGAAGACCGGCAGGAAGAAGGGGCGACGTGCCCGCCTGATCGTGATCGTTCTGGTGCTGGCGCTTGTCGCGGGTATCGGTTACGGGACGTTCTGGTCCGTATCCACCGTGCGCGCCTCGTACCCGCAGACGACCGGGTCGACGAAGCTCGACGGCCTCGACGGCAGCGTCGACGTCAAACGCGACAGTTACGGAATCCCGCAGCTGTACGCGGACTCCGATGCCGACCTCTTCCGCGCCCAGGGCTTCGTCCAGGCGCAGGACCGCTTCTGGGAGATGGACGTCCGCCGTCACATGACGGCCGGCCGGCTCTCCGAGATGTTCGGCTCCGGACAGGTCGAGACGGACTCCTTTTTGCGCACGCTGGGCTGGCGCAAGGTCGCGCAGGAGGAGTACGACAATGTCCTGTCCGAGGACACCAAGAAGAACCTCCAGGCGTACGCGGACGGCGTGAACGCCTACCTCAAGGGGCGCGACGGCAAGGACATCTCCGTCGAGTACGCGGCCCTCGGCTTCACCAACGACTACAAGCCGACCGAGTGGACCCCGGTCGACTCGGTCGCCTGGCTCAAGGCCATGGCCTGGGACCTGCGCGGCAACATGCAGGACGAGATCGACCGCTCGCTGATGACCAGCAGGCTCGACGCGAAGCAGATCGAGGACCTCTACCCGGCGTACCCGTACGACAAGCACCGGCCGATCGTCGACCAGGGTGCGATCTCCTCGGTCACCGGGAAGTTCGACCCGGACGCGACCCCGTCCGACAACATCGGCTCGAACACCGCGCAGGGCGCCACCGAGGGCCTGAACACCCAGCTCTCCTCGCTCTCCGACACCCTCGACCAGATCCCGGCGCTGCTCGGCCCGAACGGCAACGGCATCGGGTCCAACTCCTGGGTGGTCTCCGGCGACTACACGACGACCGGCAAGCCGCTGCTCGCCAACGACCCGCATCTGGCGCCGCAGCTGCCCTCGCTCTGGTACCAGATGGGCCTGCACTGCCGCGAGATCACGGCGAAGTGCCAGTACGACACCGCGGGCTACACCTTCTCGGGCATGCCCGGCGTGATAATCGGTCACAACCAGGACATCGCCTGGGGCTTCACCAACCTCGGCGCGGACGTCACCGACCTCTTCCTGGAGAAGGTCTCCGGCGACGGCTACCTGTACGACGGCAAGGTCAAGCCCTTCACCACCCGTGAGGAGACCATCAAGGTCGCGGGCGGCAAGGACCGGACGATCACCGTCCGCGAGACGAACAACGGCCCGCTGGTCTCCGACCGCAGCAGCGAACTGGAGACGGTCGGCCAGAAGGCTCCCGTCACCAACTCGGCCCCGGACCGGGCCGACGGCTACGCGGTCGCCCTGAAGTGGACCGCGCTGGAGCCCGGCAAGTCCATGGACGCCGTCTTCGAGCTGAACCGGGCCAAGGACTTCAAGACCTTCCAGGCGGCGGCCGAGCACTTCGAGGTCCCGTCGCAGAACCTCATCTACGCCGACACCGACGGCAACATCGGCTACCAGGCGCCCGGGAAGATCCCGGTCCGCCTCGACGGCGACGGGACGATGCCCAGCCCCGGCTGGTCCTCGAAGTACGGCTGGGAGAAGGAGCCGATCCCGTTCGACGAACTGCCCTACGAGTACAACCCGAAGCGCGGCTACATCGTCACTGCCAACCAGGCGGTCATCGACGAGGAGAAGTACCCGCACCTGCTGACCAAGGACTGGGGCTACGGCAGCCGCAGCCAGCGGATCGACGACCTCATCCAGTCGAAGATCAAGGGCGGCGGGAAGATCTCGACCGAAGACATGCAGAAGATGCAGATGGACAACACCAGCGAGATCGCCGCGCTGCTGGTGCCCGAGCTGATGAAGATCAATGTCTCGGACAAGAGCGTCCGCGAGGCGCAGAAGCTCCTGGAGGGCTGGGACTACACCCAGGAGTCCGACTCGGCCGCGGCCGCGTACTTCAACGCGGTCTGGCGCAACATTCTCAAGCTGGCCTTCGGTAACAAGCTGCCCAAGGAGCTGCGGGTCAAGGGCGAGTGCCTCAACGTGCCCCGGGCCGACGGTTCGGGTCCGGTCGACGAGCAGGACAGGCTGGTGCGCGAGTGCGGCCGGCGGGACGCGGACTCCGCCCAGCCCGACGGCGGTGACCGCTGGTACAAGGTGGTCGCCGACCTGATGGACGACCAGAACAGCGACTGGTGGAAGGCGCCGAAGAGCGGCCGGGACGAGCCGATCGAGAACCGTGACCAGCTCTTCGCCCGCGCCATGGAGGACGCCCGCTGGGAGCTGACCGCCAAGCTCGGCAAGGACATCACCACCTGGAGCTGGGGCCGGCTGCACCAGCTGACCCTGAAGAACCAGACCCTCGGCACCGAGGGCCCCGGTCTGCTCCAGCGGGCCCTCAACCGCGGCCCGTGGAACCTCGGCGGCGGGGAGGCCGCGGTGAACGCCACCGGCTGGAACGCGGCGGGCGGCTACGAGGTCGTCTGGGTCCCGTCGATGCGGATGGTGGTCAACGTGGGGGACTGGGACAAGTCCCGCTGGATCAACCTCACCGGCGCCTCCGGGCATGCGTTCAGCGCGCACTACACCGATCAGACGGACAAGTGGGTCAACGGTGAACTGCTCGACTGGTCCTTCGGCACGAACGCCGTCTCCAAGTCGACGACCGACACCCTGACCCTCAAGCCCTAG
- a CDS encoding potassium/proton antiporter, which translates to MAAVRISSRSGLPSLLLYLGIGIAIGQDGIFDVKFDNAELTQVIGYAALVVILAEGGLGTKWKEIKPALPAAVMLSLVGVAVSVGVTAAGAHYLVGLDWRQSLIIGAVVSSTDAAAVFSVLRKVPLPARVTGVLEAESGFNDAPVVILVVAFSTKGPVDSWYVLVGEIALELAIGAAMGIAVGWLGSYGLRHVALPASGLYPIAVMAIAVSAYAAGALVHGSGFLAVYLAAMILGNAKLPHWPATRGFADGLGWLAQIGMFVLLGLLVTPHDLLDDFWPAIIVGLVLTVVARPLEVFISLAPFRLPWQEKALMSWAGLRGAVPIILATIPMVAGVEGSTRIFNIVFVLVVVYTLIQGPTLPWLARALKISDDPAEAADLGIESAPLERLRGHLLSVAIPGRSKMHGVEVGELRLPAGAAVTLVVRDGKSFVPAPSTVLRRGDELLVVATDPVRDAAEERLHAVGEGGKLAGWLGAGGRSGNGGSGGSSGGESLAGPHAAHDVVHDVAHALKAVKKLGKTGGPKKTRH; encoded by the coding sequence GTGGCGGCGGTGCGCATCTCGTCCCGCAGCGGGCTCCCCAGCCTGCTCCTGTACCTCGGCATCGGGATCGCCATAGGGCAGGACGGCATCTTCGACGTCAAGTTCGACAATGCGGAACTGACCCAGGTCATCGGCTATGCCGCACTGGTCGTGATCCTCGCCGAGGGTGGCCTCGGCACGAAGTGGAAAGAGATCAAACCGGCGCTGCCCGCCGCGGTCATGCTCTCGCTGGTCGGCGTCGCGGTGAGCGTGGGCGTCACGGCGGCCGGGGCGCACTACCTGGTCGGCCTGGACTGGCGGCAGTCGCTGATCATCGGCGCGGTCGTCTCGTCGACGGACGCCGCCGCGGTCTTCTCCGTGCTGCGCAAGGTGCCGCTGCCCGCCCGGGTCACCGGTGTGCTGGAGGCCGAGTCCGGCTTCAACGACGCCCCTGTGGTGATCCTGGTGGTCGCCTTCTCGACCAAGGGGCCGGTGGACAGCTGGTACGTACTGGTCGGCGAGATAGCGCTGGAGCTCGCGATCGGCGCGGCCATGGGTATCGCCGTAGGCTGGCTCGGCTCGTACGGGCTGCGCCATGTGGCGCTGCCCGCGTCCGGCCTCTATCCGATCGCCGTGATGGCGATCGCGGTGTCCGCGTACGCGGCGGGCGCCCTGGTCCACGGCAGTGGCTTCCTCGCCGTCTATCTGGCCGCGATGATCCTCGGCAACGCCAAGCTGCCGCACTGGCCCGCCACCCGCGGCTTCGCCGACGGGCTCGGCTGGCTGGCCCAGATCGGCATGTTCGTGCTGCTCGGTCTCCTGGTCACGCCGCACGATCTGCTCGACGACTTCTGGCCCGCGATCATCGTGGGACTGGTACTGACCGTGGTGGCGCGTCCGCTGGAGGTCTTCATCTCGCTGGCGCCGTTCCGGCTGCCCTGGCAGGAGAAGGCGCTCATGTCCTGGGCGGGCCTGCGCGGCGCCGTGCCCATCATCCTGGCGACCATTCCGATGGTCGCCGGGGTCGAGGGCTCCACTCGCATCTTCAACATCGTCTTCGTCCTCGTCGTCGTCTACACCCTCATCCAGGGGCCGACCCTGCCCTGGCTGGCGAGGGCCCTGAAGATCTCCGACGATCCGGCCGAGGCCGCCGACCTGGGCATCGAGTCGGCGCCGCTGGAGCGGCTGCGCGGCCATCTGCTGTCGGTGGCGATCCCCGGCCGGTCGAAGATGCACGGTGTGGAGGTCGGGGAGCTGCGACTGCCCGCCGGGGCCGCCGTCACCCTCGTCGTGCGGGACGGCAAGAGCTTCGTACCGGCGCCCTCGACCGTGCTGCGGCGCGGCGACGAGCTGCTGGTGGTCGCCACCGATCCGGTGCGCGACGCGGCGGAGGAACGGCTGCACGCGGTCGGCGAGGGCGGCAAGCTCGCGGGCTGGCTGGGGGCCGGCGGCAGAAGCGGCAACGGTGGCAGTGGGGGCAGCAGCGGTGGCGAGAGCCTCGCGGGGCCCCATGCGGCACACGATGTGGTGCACGACGTGGCACATGCGCTGAAGGCCGTGAAGAAGCTGGGCAAGACCGGCGGACCGAAAAAGACGCGCCACTGA